The nucleotide sequence ATCCTGCCCGGCGACGAACGCCTGAACTACAAGCCGTGTGTGGACATTACCTTCGGCTCCGCAGCCAAATCCTACGGTGACAAAGTTCTGGCGGTGGTGCTGACCGGCATGGGCGCCGACGGTCGCGAAGGCGCACGCCTGCTCAAGCAGGGCGGCAGTGCGATCTGGGCCCAGGACGAAGCCAGTTGTGTGATTTATGGCATGCCGATGGCAATTGTCAAAGCGGACCTGGCCGACGCGGTGTATGGATTGGACGACATCGGTAAAAACCTGGTCGAGGCATGCCTGTAATGGATGTCCTCAGCCTGATCGGCATCATCATGGCGTTCGTCGCCATCATTGGTGGCAACTATCTGGAGGGCGGTCATCTCGGTGCCCTGGCCAACGGCCCGGCCGCGTTGATCGTACTCGGTGGCACCATCGGCGCCGCGCTGTTGCAATCGCCCATGAGCGCGTTCAAGCGTGCCATACAGGTGCTGGTCTGGATTCTGTTTCCACCACGGGTCGACCTGGCCGGTGGTATCGATCGCGTCGTGAACTGGAGTCTGACCGCCCGCAAGGAAGGCCTGCTCGGCCTGGAAGGGGTGGCCGATGCCGAACCGGACAACTACTCGCGAAAAGGCCTGCAACTGCTGGTAGACGGCGCCGAGCCGGAAGCCATCCGCAGCATCCTGGAAGTGGATTTCTATACCCAGGAAAGCCGCGATATCGAAGCGGCCAAAGTCTTCGAAAGCATGGGCGGTTATGCGCCCACCATCGGTATCATCGGGGCGGTGATGGGCCTGATCCACGTGATGGGCAACCTGGCCGATCCTTCGCAACTGGGCAGCGGCATTGCCGTGGCGTTCGTCGCCACCATCTATGGCGTGGCGAGTGCCAACCTGGTGTTGTTGCCGATTGCCGCCAAGCTCAAATCCATTGCCTTGCGCCAGTCGCGTTATCGCGAAATGTTGCTGGAAGGAATCCTCTCGATCGCCGAAGGTGAAAACCCGCGCTCCATTGAATTGAAGCTCCAGGGCTTCATGGACTGATGGGAGTAATGGACCATGGCGCGTCGCAGGAATCATGAAGAGCACGTCAACCACGAACGTTGGCTGGTGTCCTACGCCGACTTCATCACGTTGCTGTTCGCCTTTTTCGTGGTCATGTATTCGATCTCCTCGGTCAACGAGGGCAAGTACAAGGTCATTTCCGAGGCGTTGATCGGCGTCTTTACCGACTCGGACCGCGCCCTCAAGCCGATCCCCATTGGTGACGAGCGACCCAAGACGACCACACCGGCCAAGCCGCTGGTCCGTGACGCCGAGCAGGTCGATGCCGGCATCGCCGGTGGCAGCGATCCGTTGAAAAGCATCGCCGACGACATCAGTGCGGCCTTCGGCGACCTGATCAGCTCCAACCAGATGACCGTGCGCGGCAACGAGTTGTGGGTGGAGATCGAACTCAACTCCAGCCTGTTGTTCGGCAGCGGCGACGCCATGCCCAGCGACATGGCGTTCAACATCATCGACAAGGTGGCGGCGATCCTCAAGCCGTTCGACAACCCGATCCATGTGGAAGGCTTCACGGATGACCAGCCGATCCGCACCGCGCAGTATCCGACCAACTGGGAACTGTCTTCGGCGCGTTCGGCGAGCATCGTCCGTATGCTCGCCATGCAGGGGGTGAACCCTGGTCGCCTGGCATCGGTGGGGTATGGCGAGTTCCAGCCGGTCGCCAACAATGCCACTGTCGAGGGGCGGGCAAAAAATCGGCGCGTGGTGCTGGTGGTGTCGCGCAACCTCGATGTACGCCGCAGCCTGACCGGTACCGGCACGGCCAACGCAACGCCGGATGCGGCATTGAAGCGGGCTGGCACACAAACTGCACCGACCCCGGTCAAGACACCGGGAAGACAGAGTGCCGTCAATTCTCCGTCACCCGCTTTATAACCGAGCTATTTCTCGGTCGAGCCTGTCTCGGCCGGGAGGAACGATCTGAATGAGAGTCTGGGCAGTTGCCAATCAAAAAGGTGGGGTGGGTAAAACCACTTCTTCCATCGCTTTAGCCGGCTTGCTGGCCGAGGCGGGCAAGCGTGTGGTCATCGTCGACCTGGACCCCCACGGCTCGATGACCAGCTATTTCGGCTACGATCCCGATAGCCTGGAGCACAGCAACTACGACCTCTTCCTGCACCGCGGCACGGTGCCCGAGGGCTTGCCGGGGCAACTGCTGCTGTCCACCAGTGATGAGCGGATTTCCCTGTTGCCGTCGAGCACCGCGCTGGCGACTCTGGAGCGGCAGTCGCCGGGGCAGGGCGGCCTGGGCCTGGTGATCGCCAAGAGTCTGGCGCAGCTGTGGCAGGATTTCGATTACGCGATCATCGACAGCCCGCCCCTGCTGGGTTTATTGATGGTCAATGCCTTGGCGGCCAGCCAGCAACTGGTGATCCCGGTGCAGACCGAGCACCTGGCGGTCAAGGGGCTGGAGCGGATGGTCAATACCCTGGCGATGGTCAATCGCTCACGCAAGCAGTCGCTGGCGTTCAATATCGTGCCGACCCTGTTCGACCGTCGCACCCAGGCGTCCATGGGCACCCTGCGCGTGTTGCGAGACATGTACCCGGACGACATCTGGCAAGGTTATATCCCGGTCGACACGCGCCTGCGCGATGCCAGCCGCGCCGGTATGACCCCTTCACAGTTCGATGGCAAAAGCCGCGGTGTGCTGGCCTATCGGGCGTTGCTCAAGCACCTGCTGGCCCAGCAGCTTGTTCCTCAGCAGGTGGCCTGATTGAACGCGTCTAAAAGCTCTGCGGGCTCAAGTCTCATGGCACTCATGCCGATAACGTCTATATGCGGCGCACAGATTTCATGAACCGCCCGATCAAGACAACCTCGCGTCCGCAAATGGCCTTGCAGTCCTACCTGGACGGGCTGTTGCAGGAAGCGACCGAAGAATTGCCGCCGGAACCGAAGGTGCCCGAGGCTTTGCCCGCGCCCGTCGAGCCCGAAGGTGTGCTGGATGAGTTTCAGGCGGCCGTGCTCGAGGAGCAGGCCCGTGATGCACGCAAGCCAGTGGTTGCCGCAGCGGTCGAGACACCGTTCGCCAAGCCACCGGTGAAAGTCATGGAGGCGCCTGCGCCGCTGCTGTCTGCGGTTTCCACCGTTGCACCGTTGTTGCAGGGCCTGGTGACGCCGGTGGTGGAAGTTCATCTGCCGCCACCGAGCAACACACCGCCGCCGGTACCGACGGACGACCGTCCGGCCTGGGCCGCGGAGCCGTTCGAGTGTCTGTTGTTCGATGTCGCCGGGTTGACCCTGGCGGTGCCACTGGTGTGCCTGGGATCGATCTATTCCCTGGCCGGGCATGAATTGACGCCGTTGTTCGGCCAGCCGGATTGGTTCCTTGGGATCCTGCCGAGCCAGTCCGGCAACCTGAAGGTCCTGGATACCGCACGCTGGGTCATGCCGGACCGTTATCGCGATGATTTTCGCCAGGGCCTGCAATACGTGATTTCGGTACAGGGTTACGAGTGGGGATTGGCGGTGCACCAGGTCAGCCGTTCGCTGCGCCTGGACCCGAATGAGATCAAGTGGCGCAGCCATCGAGGGCAACGGCCATGGCTGGCCGGTACGGTGATCGAGCACATGTGCGCCTTGCTGGACGTTTCCGAGCTGGCTGAGCTGATCGCCAGTGGCGGGGCAAAACACCTGGGCGGCACCAAGCCGGTCCAGAAACCGAAATAACACAGCCGGTGGCGCACAGCGTCACGGCGCAGAACACACCGCCACAGGCGGTTTTTCGAGGGGTCAGGGTATGAATGATAAGGCGTCGTCTCTCAAGGGTTCCGAAGATCCGATCCTGCAATGGGTCACCTTCAAACTCGACAACGAAACCTACGGCATCAACGTGATGCGCGTGCAGGAAGTGCTGCGCTATACCGAGATCGCTCCGGTCCCGGGTGCGCCAAGCTACGTGCTGGGTATCATCAACCTGCGTGGCAACGTGGTCACGGTGATCGACACCCGCCAGCGTTTCGGCCTGAGCTCCACCGAGGTCAACGACAACACCCGTATCGTGATCATCGAGGCCGACAAGCAAGTGGTCGGCATCCTGGTCGACAGCGTGGCTGAAGTGGTTTACTTGCGTCAGTCGGAAATCGAAACCGCGCCTAACGTCGGTAACGAAGAATCGGCCAAGTTCATCCAGGGCGTCTGCAACAAGAACAACGAGTTGCTGATCCTGGTCGAGCTGGAAAAAATGATGAGCGAAGAAGAGTGGTCGGAACTGGAGAGTATCTGATTGATTCTTGAGGTAGCAGTCATTGTCCTGTTCCTTTTCTGGGCAGGCACGCTGGCGATGTTCCTGGCGTACATACGCGGCCAGCGGCAGATCGCCGCTCAGCAGGCCCAGGGCGATGCGCTGCGCGATCAGCGCATCAAGGACCTGGCCAAGCGTGTCGACGATTACCAGAACGGTACCGTGCGCATGGGTGAAGCCATCCATGAGCTGCGTGCCGTGCTCAGCCCGTTGCCGGACAAACTGGCCCAACTGGAACAGCGCGACCCCTCGAGCCTGTCCTTTGCCCAGGCTGCACGGCTGGTGGGCATGGGCGCCAGTGTCGACGAACTGACCCAGGCCTGCGGCTTGACCCAGGCCGAGGCGGAGTTGATGAGTAAGTTGCATCGAGGCGGCTAAGAGCCTTGAGCGGCAAGCTACAAGAGATTACAGCCTCGCAGGTTGTCTTGCGCTTAGGCTTGTCCTTGCTTCGTGAAGTAGCTGACAAGTTCCTTCGCACTTGGGCACTCTGGGTGCGTGGCGGCTTGGCGAATGCTGAAGCCATAATGCTTGACCATCTTCTTTGCAAATGCGGTCTTGTTGCCCGGACCGCGTTTACCAAGCTCATTTGATATTTCTTTGAGGCGGTCCCAAGGCTTGTTCAGTGTCTGCTCGGGTTGAGGCTCATCGAAGTGATGGACGTCAAGCCATTTGCGTATTGCACTTGAGTCAGCCAGGAACCATCCTTCCAACGCTTTTACAGCGACAAATGTGATATCGATTCGTGCGTTCGAGATGCGCTCTCTGACTACATCAACTGACTCTTCGTCTTCGAGATCGGTAAGCACAACGATTCTATCCACTGCTTGCTGATCCAGGCGCGCCAGATAGGCGTCGATGTTTTGCGGTAAAAGATTACCGCCTCCCTTGGCATTGACCACGGGATTGATCAGTTCAAAATTATTTTCCAGCAGAAACGCTCTGAAGTCAGCGGATTCGATAACGATTTTTTCGCTGTCGCCTTCAACGATGAATCCAACTTTTACCATGGCAGGCCTCCATCAAAAAGATTGGCCAGCCAGGCTGTGTCCAGCGGGATATCTTTTTTATCGACCCTTGAGTCCGAAGCACATTTGACCTTGGTCTTGCCATCCTCTTTATTCACGAGCCACAGTTCTTCAAGATCAAGATTCCGGACAACGGATTCGCTATGGGTGGTGATGAGAACTGGGTGTTCCACGGACGCATTTTCACGCATCAACTGGACCAGCTCACCGATAGCTTTCGGATGAATGCCTCGTTCGGGCTCCTCTATGATTGTGATGCCTGATTTGTCTGCACGGCTTAATACAGCGGTCATGATGCACAGGGCATAAATCGTACCATCAGAAATCAGCCGTGCCGGGAACCGAGCTTTTGTTCCTTCTTCCTTGAAGGTGATCACCGTTGAGCCATCCAACCTTTGCTTCTCGGTAGAGACATTCTCCATTCCCGGAACTATCAACTCGATCCATTCCAGTACCTGGTCACGAAAGCGTTCGTTTTTCTCCAGAACTGACAACATGGTTGCCACGTTCCGACCGTGGCTATCGAGTGTCGTAGCATCTGCTGTTGAGCTGTCAGGTTCCTTGGCTTCTAGCGGATCGATCCGGAATACCTGGATATTGGTAAGCATGCGATACAGTGGCGAATGGCTGAGCAGCATGAGCGCAGTCATGTCCTGTGCGTATTCAGGCAAGAGCTGCAGACCCTGGGCGTCACTTAAAGCAATCTGCGTTTCATTGCTGCTCTTGCGATCAATGACCTGTTTGCCGTTGATCTTTAAGCTTTCAAGTACTTGAGGTACCCGGTCTATCCCGGATATTTTCAAGCTGTAGTCGAACACCTCTTCTTTGAGCTTTATCCTGAGCGCAAAGGAGATCGTCGTACGTTTTTCCTTTCTATGCTTGAAGCAGTGAATCTGCTGGAATCCCCCAAAGTCACGTATTGCCTGGGCAGCCCCTCGCTTCACTACCGCACCCAGAAAGGCCAGCGCGTCAGTAATGTTGCTCTTACCTGCACCGTTCGAGCCGGCTAGAGCTGTAAAGGGTGGCACATCCCGCAGGACTATGTTTACCGCGCTCTTGAAGCCTTCGATCTCGAGGTATTCAATTTTCATCGCAAATCCTCAGCTCTCAGCACATAAATTCTTAAAATCAGGCGCTTGGAGTCATTTTTCGTAACGTAGTCTACTCAATGGGCACTGATTCTATAGACAAATTGGAAAGCCTGCTCCTGAGTGAAATTCGGTAGAGCTGGTGGCTACTTTGCGTCCAAGACAAAGACCAAAAAAGTGGAGCCTTAATCTTACTGAACGTTCCCAGAAGGCTTTCCACCGCTTCTGAATGCGAACCAGAAAAGCAACAACCCGCCGAGACGGGTTGTATGCCTGGAACCGCTACTGTCCCTCAGATGCCTCAAATCCCCGCACTTCGATTACCCGAAACACATCGCTCACATCCTGAACCAGGATCCGAGCAATGTTGGTGACGGTATTAATGTCGTTTTCGGCATAGTCGGGCAGGGTGGTGCAGGCCATGAGATTGAGGTACTTGAGGACGGCCTCGAGGCGTTCGTTAAGGCAGCTGTGGAGCTCACCCAGTGGGGCGTTTGCATCAATGAGGAGGACGGGATGTTCGGTGGCGAAGTGAGACATGGGGGTGAAGTGGTTGAGCGGATGCTGACTTGTCATGGTGTTAATCCTGATGAAAATTGGATTGCCACCGTTCTGCTGCGAAACAGGATGGGTGGCAGCTATGCGCGGGTTCGCAGACCGGAGGATTAACACCAAGACCCGGCAGACCCGAAGGTCTCCCACGCACAACCGCCATGAAACGATGCGCAACCGAAAGCCGGCCGTACATGGCGAACAAGGTATCAATCTTAAGGGCTGCGAAACCCTTCGCCAACTGATGTCAGCGACAGGCCAACTTTAGGCAGCGATTTTGGTAGCCGCAACCGGGCTGTAGGAAGTTCAGGTGGATATCCTGGTGAGTGATTTTCCCGCGCCCCATGATGCAAGCCCATTAAAACCGGTTGTTGCGCTAGGTTTGGGGAAACGGGTTAGCAGGGTTTGGGTTGTTTCTCGGTCCAGCCGGAACAAACTCCGTCACCATAGACAGTTATTTCCCACAGGATTTACAGACTTAAAATTGGCCGCGTCGTCAGCCAACGATCAGTCCGGGACGCTCTGCAGTGGGGAACTTGCTTGTATTCAGCGTCGCCGCCGGCATTCAGTAATCGTCCCCACGCTCCGTCACATCCTTCTCGACACTCTGCGCATGCGGGTCGAACCCCTTGGGAAACTTGCCCTTGAGATTCCACGCAAATGCGATGATCTCGGCAATGGTGAGATACAACTCCTCCGGAATGCTTTCTCCCAGTTCCAGCCGGGCCAGCAGTTTCACCAGTTCGGCATTCTCGTAGATCGGCACTTCACTGTCCCGGGCGATCCGCAGGATTTCCTCGGCCAGGGCTTCGTCGCCCTTGGCGGTGAGAGTCGGGGCGTGATGGCCGTCGTATTTGAGGGCGATGGCCTGCCGTGGTTCGGTGTGGGTTGTCATGCGGTTTCGTCCACCCAGCGTTGTTCGAGTCGGGTCTTGGGGCCTTGGGGCGGGGTGCCGACGTGGCAGTCCAGGTCGGCGACGTTCAGGCCGCAGGTCACCAGGCGCTCGCGCAGCGCCGCCAGGTTGCGTTCGATCAGGTTCGCCGTGTAGGGCCGTTCCGCCCACAACTGGCTCGACAGGCTGCCGCTGAGCAATTGCGCCTGGACCTGCAGCGGCCCCAGCGGTTCCAGGTCGAAGGCCAGTTCGACCCGCCAAAGCTGCTGCTTGGCCTCACGTTCTTCCCGACGCTCGCTGGGTTGTTCCCGCGGCGGGGTTTCTTCGCGTTGGAACTTGACCTGCAATGGCACGATGTCCTGCAGGTTGCGCATCGGGATTTCCAGTTGCCAGGTGCTCATCAACCGGCCGTCGTCGGTCAGGCCGGTCTGTTCCAGGCTCGACAACTGGTGACTTTGCAGGCGCGACACGGCAGCCGCGGCGAGGCGCAGCAGATGTTCCAGGTCGCCTTCATCGTCCTGGCCCTTCAACAGGCGGGAGGGCAGGGGGAAGCCAGTAGGTTGTGGCTTTGCGCTGACTTGGCCGAGCATGCCCAAGGCGTTGCGCACGAAGCTGGGTAAGGCCTGGGCCAGGGTGTTGGCGGCAATGATCGCGCCGAGATTGGTGGAGGTGGGCAGGGTCGTCGTCAGTTGGCCGATCAGCTTCAGCAGATCGCCCTTGAGGTCCGCTGCCAGGCTCGGTGGTTGTCCGGCCAGCAGCTTGCTTTCCAGGAACACGCCGCTGGCGGCCAAGGCCTGGGCCAGGCCCTTGGGCGTGCTCAGTTGCTGCACATCCGGCAGGCCGGCCAGCAGGCGTGTCACCGCGGCACGCAGCTCGACGCCGGTCTCATCCGTGGCGGGCAGGTTCTGCAGGGCGCTGATCAGGCTGTCCAACGAGCCTTGTCGGCTCACCTGGGTTGCCAGTTGCTGGCTCACCGCCAGTTGTTCCTGGCGGTTGCTCAGCGGAATGAATTTCAGCGTCTGGGCGTCCTGCACCTGAGCACTCAACAGCGTGCCGATACGCAGCGGTTGGGGGCTGTCGATATCCAGGGTGCTGCCAGCCTGCGCAGTGTTGAGCAGGCTCACCAGTGATCGATACACCGCCGGTTGGCCCGGCAACTGCGGCAACGCCTGGCTGGTAATCACCTTGCCTTGCAGCAGGGTGCCGACCGGCAATTGCGTGGTGTCGATACGGGTCAGGGTCGCGACGCTGGAGGCAACGGCCTGTTGCACGGTGATCGCCAGGTTGCTGGCGGACGGCTGGGTCACCGCC is from Pseudomonas sp. B21-056 and encodes:
- a CDS encoding flagellar hook-length control protein FliK, translated to MTGDMNIQPLPQPTATTRMPAVSGELLKLLTPVEGLIGPGQTASAEVLSLKQADQTFQLLLKVTLDSGRQTTVQATSAQPLPQGTSLAVTQPSASNLAITVQQAVASSVATLTRIDTTQLPVGTLLQGKVITSQALPQLPGQPAVYRSLVSLLNTAQAGSTLDIDSPQPLRIGTLLSAQVQDAQTLKFIPLSNRQEQLAVSQQLATQVSRQGSLDSLISALQNLPATDETGVELRAAVTRLLAGLPDVQQLSTPKGLAQALAASGVFLESKLLAGQPPSLAADLKGDLLKLIGQLTTTLPTSTNLGAIIAANTLAQALPSFVRNALGMLGQVSAKPQPTGFPLPSRLLKGQDDEGDLEHLLRLAAAAVSRLQSHQLSSLEQTGLTDDGRLMSTWQLEIPMRNLQDIVPLQVKFQREETPPREQPSERREEREAKQQLWRVELAFDLEPLGPLQVQAQLLSGSLSSQLWAERPYTANLIERNLAALRERLVTCGLNVADLDCHVGTPPQGPKTRLEQRWVDETA
- a CDS encoding AAA family ATPase, with the protein product MKIEYLEIEGFKSAVNIVLRDVPPFTALAGSNGAGKSNITDALAFLGAVVKRGAAQAIRDFGGFQQIHCFKHRKEKRTTISFALRIKLKEEVFDYSLKISGIDRVPQVLESLKINGKQVIDRKSSNETQIALSDAQGLQLLPEYAQDMTALMLLSHSPLYRMLTNIQVFRIDPLEAKEPDSSTADATTLDSHGRNVATMLSVLEKNERFRDQVLEWIELIVPGMENVSTEKQRLDGSTVITFKEEGTKARFPARLISDGTIYALCIMTAVLSRADKSGITIIEEPERGIHPKAIGELVQLMRENASVEHPVLITTHSESVVRNLDLEELWLVNKEDGKTKVKCASDSRVDKKDIPLDTAWLANLFDGGLPW
- a CDS encoding EscU/YscU/HrcU family type III secretion system export apparatus switch protein — translated: MTTHTEPRQAIALKYDGHHAPTLTAKGDEALAEEILRIARDSEVPIYENAELVKLLARLELGESIPEELYLTIAEIIAFAWNLKGKFPKGFDPHAQSVEKDVTERGDDY
- a CDS encoding DUF4276 family protein, which produces MVKVGFIVEGDSEKIVIESADFRAFLLENNFELINPVVNAKGGGNLLPQNIDAYLARLDQQAVDRIVVLTDLEDEESVDVVRERISNARIDITFVAVKALEGWFLADSSAIRKWLDVHHFDEPQPEQTLNKPWDRLKEISNELGKRGPGNKTAFAKKMVKHYGFSIRQAATHPECPSAKELVSYFTKQGQA
- a CDS encoding chemotaxis protein CheW encodes the protein MNDKASSLKGSEDPILQWVTFKLDNETYGINVMRVQEVLRYTEIAPVPGAPSYVLGIINLRGNVVTVIDTRQRFGLSSTEVNDNTRIVIIEADKQVVGILVDSVAEVVYLRQSEIETAPNVGNEESAKFIQGVCNKNNELLILVELEKMMSEEEWSELESI
- a CDS encoding ParA family protein, yielding MRVWAVANQKGGVGKTTSSIALAGLLAEAGKRVVIVDLDPHGSMTSYFGYDPDSLEHSNYDLFLHRGTVPEGLPGQLLLSTSDERISLLPSSTALATLERQSPGQGGLGLVIAKSLAQLWQDFDYAIIDSPPLLGLLMVNALAASQQLVIPVQTEHLAVKGLERMVNTLAMVNRSRKQSLAFNIVPTLFDRRTQASMGTLRVLRDMYPDDIWQGYIPVDTRLRDASRAGMTPSQFDGKSRGVLAYRALLKHLLAQQLVPQQVA
- a CDS encoding fructose-bisphosphate aldolase; protein product: MTSQHPLNHFTPMSHFATEHPVLLIDANAPLGELHSCLNERLEAVLKYLNLMACTTLPDYAENDINTVTNIARILVQDVSDVFRVIEVRGFEASEGQ
- a CDS encoding DUF2802 domain-containing protein, with translation MILEVAVIVLFLFWAGTLAMFLAYIRGQRQIAAQQAQGDALRDQRIKDLAKRVDDYQNGTVRMGEAIHELRAVLSPLPDKLAQLEQRDPSSLSFAQAARLVGMGASVDELTQACGLTQAEAELMSKLHRGG
- a CDS encoding flagellar motor protein, which codes for MDVLSLIGIIMAFVAIIGGNYLEGGHLGALANGPAALIVLGGTIGAALLQSPMSAFKRAIQVLVWILFPPRVDLAGGIDRVVNWSLTARKEGLLGLEGVADAEPDNYSRKGLQLLVDGAEPEAIRSILEVDFYTQESRDIEAAKVFESMGGYAPTIGIIGAVMGLIHVMGNLADPSQLGSGIAVAFVATIYGVASANLVLLPIAAKLKSIALRQSRYREMLLEGILSIAEGENPRSIELKLQGFMD
- a CDS encoding CheW domain-containing protein, whose amino-acid sequence is MNRPIKTTSRPQMALQSYLDGLLQEATEELPPEPKVPEALPAPVEPEGVLDEFQAAVLEEQARDARKPVVAAAVETPFAKPPVKVMEAPAPLLSAVSTVAPLLQGLVTPVVEVHLPPPSNTPPPVPTDDRPAWAAEPFECLLFDVAGLTLAVPLVCLGSIYSLAGHELTPLFGQPDWFLGILPSQSGNLKVLDTARWVMPDRYRDDFRQGLQYVISVQGYEWGLAVHQVSRSLRLDPNEIKWRSHRGQRPWLAGTVIEHMCALLDVSELAELIASGGAKHLGGTKPVQKPK
- the motD gene encoding flagellar motor protein MotD, which produces MARRRNHEEHVNHERWLVSYADFITLLFAFFVVMYSISSVNEGKYKVISEALIGVFTDSDRALKPIPIGDERPKTTTPAKPLVRDAEQVDAGIAGGSDPLKSIADDISAAFGDLISSNQMTVRGNELWVEIELNSSLLFGSGDAMPSDMAFNIIDKVAAILKPFDNPIHVEGFTDDQPIRTAQYPTNWELSSARSASIVRMLAMQGVNPGRLASVGYGEFQPVANNATVEGRAKNRRVVLVVSRNLDVRRSLTGTGTANATPDAALKRAGTQTAPTPVKTPGRQSAVNSPSPAL